The uncultured Subdoligranulum sp. genomic sequence CCACCGGGTCCCGGGCAAAGAGCTTCTCCAGCCGGTCGTGGTCGAACAGCCAGGCCAGCTGGGACAGGTTGCGGTACTCCTTGCCGTTGATCCACAGGGTGGGATACTCCATCAGCTCATGGAGGCTGCGGGCCTCCCGCAGCTTGTGCAGGTTGCCGTCCACCTTGGTGTGGATGTACTGCCGGATGGTTTCGGGGTCGGCGGCCTTCGCCGTGGGGCGGTAGAGTTTTTCCTCCAGCGTGTCCAGCACTGCGTGGAGCACGGCGGCGCTCTTCTCCACCGGGTTGGAGTGGAGATACCGGAACATCCCCACCGCCTGGGGATCGTAGGTCATATCGTACCAGCAGCAGTCGGCATCCTCGCCGGTGCGCAAAATCTCGCACAGCGGCAGCCGGTCCTGCTGGGCCCGCAGCCAGTGCAGCTGCTCGGCCAGCTTCTGGCCGTCGGCGCCGAAGGCATACTTGCGGTAGAAGGTGCGGGTCTTGTCCATGCAGAGCATGGTGGTGGCGTTGGAACCCGCCGAATAGTCCTGCAGGATCGTGATATCCTGGTTCATCTGGAGGAAGCGGTCCACCCAGGCCTTGTTCTGCAGCCCGAAGTACTGGCTCAGGAAGGCTGCCCGGTCCTGGGGGTCGGCCTGGGGCAAAAGGTTCAGGTAACTTCCCTCCACCGGGGCCGCGGCGGTGGCCTGGTTGACGGCCCCCCGCACCCCCTCGGGCAGCAGGGTGGCCAGCCACATGACGGCCAGCGGCAGCAAGAACCAGGCCAGCAGCAGTCCCTGCACCATGCCCGGCGCCCCGGCCAGGGTGCCGCCGGGCAGCACGGCCCGCAGGTCCCCCGCCGACCGGCCGAAGAGCAGGTCAAAGACATCCACCAGGGCCATGGGCTGTCCGGCGGCGGTGAGCGCGGCGGCCAGCGCGGCGTAGGAGCCGAGATAGGCCGCCCACATGATGACGGTGTTCACCGCCAGCCGCAGCAGATTCACCCGGCGCAGGTCCTTGAAGGTGTTGATGAGGCTCCAGCAGAAGACCATGCCGTCCAGCTTGAGGGTATCGTTGAAGATGCCGCAGACGGCGAGGCACCCCCGCTTGATGGCGTCCCGCAGCACGACCACCACCACGAGGGCCACGGCCAGCACCACGGCGAAAGCCAGATACACCCGGGCCGCCAGCAGCGCCGAAGCGCCCCCCTGCCCGGCCAGGGCGAAGGCCGCGAAGCCCAGCGCCACGAACCAGACATCCAGGAAGCGGTCCATGATGACGGTGGCCAGGGCAAAGCCCACGCCGGATTTCATCCGGCGGCCCACAAAGACCGCCCGGAAGATATCCCCCAGGTGGAGGGGCAGCAGCGTATTGATCACATAGCCGCCGGCCATGCCCCGCAGCATGGTGCCGCGCTGGGGCCGCTCATAAATGCGCACGAACTGCTCCCACCGCAGCAGGCGGAAGGCATGTCCGGCCAGCACCAGGGCGATGGCCAGCAGGAAGAACGCCAGCATCATGACACGATTCCTCTTTCCTGTTTGTTTTTCTGGCGGCGCAGCACCCCGTAGACGATGGCCACGGCGGTCAGGATGTAACCGGCCATGTAGGGGGACAGATAATACATGAAGTAGGTGTCCGGCGCGGTGAGAAAGACCAGCGGAATGCGGGCGGCCAGCGCCCCGGCCGCGAAAAAGAGCATCCACCGGCGGCGCACCAGCAGCACCAGGATGGCCGCCGCCAGCAGCCCGAAGGAGGGCAGCATCCACCAGGTCGCCGCCGGCAGCCCGCCCAGGAATTCGGTGCGGTAGCTCAGCGACATGATGAAATCCTGCCGCAGGGTCTGGTTCACCGGCCAGGCGCCGATGCTGTTGTAGAGGAAGTCCTTCTGGTTGTCCCGCATGGCGGCGGGGTCGTCGGTGTAGACCAGCACCGTGGCGGCAAAGACGATCTTCTGGTTGGACTCCGTCTGGTTCTGGTGCACGGTGTTCAGAAAGACCCCCAGCCGTTCCCGCAGCAGCGAACCCGGGTACTTGAGGGCCAGCCGGACGATGGCCTTGGTGCAGGCGCTCCAGTCCTCCTGGGTCACGTCTCCCCCGATGCGGCACACCGCCGCGCGCAGGGCGGGACCGTGGAGGGTGGACTGGGCCCGGCAGGTATCCACGTCGAAGAATTTGTCGATGCTGGCCAGGGCCTCGGCGTCCGCCTGGGGGTCGGCGTCCTGGACCAGGGCGGCCGCCTGATAGCACAGCGCCACCTGCTGGTACGCCCAGCCGCCGCCCATCAGGCGGTTGGTGTAGGCGTTGGCGGCCAGGGTGCCCCCGGCGATGACCACCGCGCAGAGCACCGCCGCGGCGGCCCGCAGCAGCTTTTTGTGGACCAGGAAGGCCAGCAGCACCGGGAAGGCCGCCACATAGTAGATGTTCTCGCTGCGCCAGGCTGCGGTGAGGATGCCCAGCACCGTGAAGGCGGCCAGCTGTTTTTTGCCCACCGGCCTGCCGCCCAGATACCACCACACCAGCAGAAACACCGCGAACAGTTCACACCAGGTGGACCAGGTGGCGCGGAAGGGCTGCATATCGTGGAGCAGCACCGGCGGCAGCAGGAAGGGGATGTACAGAAGGGCGAACCAGCCCCGGGCGGGTGCCCTGGGCATTTTTTCCCGGGCCAGGGTCTCGGCGGCGGCCAGGAAACAGCCCACCGCCCCGGCGATGAGCAGCGTCTGGATGAGCACGATGCCGCCGGGCATCGGCAGGAACATCAGCGACAGGATGAAGGCCGCGCTGGTGAGGAAATGCTGCCAGGCCGAGGGTTCCAGCGTGCGGGCCAGCTGGAGCACGTCCAGGTCGTCGCTGCCCCAGCAGCCCGGCCAGACGATCACCAGCACCACCAGCGTCACCGCCAGGTAGGGCAGCGCCCACTGAAGCCACCGCACCGCGAAATCGTCCCGGCGGCGCAGTTTTTCCACCAGCGTGACGGCGCCGTGGATGACGGCCAGGGCCGCCAGCACGAACAGCGCCTTGTACACAAAGAAGGCGGGGGTCCGCCAGTCATAGCGGAAGAACAGCCGGTCGGTGGCCAGCGTCACGAGGCACCAGGCCAGGGCGGCCAGCACCTCCAGGCCCCACCGTTTGCGGGAATGTTGCATAGTTTTCTCCTTCACCGGGGCCGTCGTTTACAAAAGTGCTTCAAACCCGGCGGCGTTTTCGGGGGCTTCGGCGGCGCGGTACTCGTCCGGCGTGCCGAAGGGCAGATGCAGGTCGGTGGCAAA encodes the following:
- a CDS encoding lysylphosphatidylglycerol synthase transmembrane domain-containing protein translates to MMLAFFLLAIALVLAGHAFRLLRWEQFVRIYERPQRGTMLRGMAGGYVINTLLPLHLGDIFRAVFVGRRMKSGVGFALATVIMDRFLDVWFVALGFAAFALAGQGGASALLAARVYLAFAVVLAVALVVVVVLRDAIKRGCLAVCGIFNDTLKLDGMVFCWSLINTFKDLRRVNLLRLAVNTVIMWAAYLGSYAALAAALTAAGQPMALVDVFDLLFGRSAGDLRAVLPGGTLAGAPGMVQGLLLAWFLLPLAVMWLATLLPEGVRGAVNQATAAAPVEGSYLNLLPQADPQDRAAFLSQYFGLQNKAWVDRFLQMNQDITILQDYSAGSNATTMLCMDKTRTFYRKYAFGADGQKLAEQLHWLRAQQDRLPLCEILRTGEDADCCWYDMTYDPQAVGMFRYLHSNPVEKSAAVLHAVLDTLEEKLYRPTAKAADPETIRQYIHTKVDGNLHKLREARSLHELMEYPTLWINGKEYRNLSQLAWLFDHDRLEKLFARDPVATIHGDLTIENIICRTDDKGWYLIDPNTGNLHESPFLDYGKLLQSLHGGYEFMMMTPRVSVQGSHIDFALTRSAAYDALFANLMADLGRRYPDQLDSILMHEVIHWLRLMPYKLSRDRKRAAMFYAGLVMVANDAADHAQR